The Erinaceus europaeus chromosome 11, mEriEur2.1, whole genome shotgun sequence DNA window TCTGTTTAATCCTGCAAACAGATGAGGTTTAAACTCACCTTCTGCCAGGAAGTCTCTTAGGCCTTCCTGTCATACAGGGAAACATCTGTGTTCACATTTTCCCTTTGTACTTGGTCTTCTCTATGCTCTTGCTTTTCTCCTGTTCCAGTACAATAGCTATTAAAGGGAAGTGTTTCCCCCTCTTGTAGACTAGTACTAATCAGCCCTGACTCTATTTCTTGGTAAAATTCCAGTTTAAAGTCTTCAGCTTCTCCTGTCTCAAACCTCCCATCCTGGTTCCCTGTTTTTGCCTTCTTTCCTGCTGGCCCTGTCTCCTGCATAGTCTCAACTTCCCCCTTTTCTTGGTCCTGTCCAAGCTGTGAGGCTTGTCCTTCAGGATCTAAAAGTTctcccagcctccccaccccagtcTCTGGTGGCCAATTCACAGTCACTTCCTCCTCCGCTGGCACCTCCTCCCCACTCCGTGCTATTTCCTCTACTGCTACCTCTGCTGCAGCTGCTGTTTTTCCTAATAACTCATCCACTTTGTGCCAAGTTTCCTCCTCAGCAACATCTGAAAAGGAAGAGGCTTTATTTGCCTTTGTTTTCTCCTCAGCTGTCTTCAAGTCTGCCaacccttctcccttctctgtgGCTGTTCCTGTTGCTGTGACAGCTTCTACTGGGTGGAAATTTTCCTCAGGAACAACTTGGGGGAAGTTCTTGTCCGCCTCTGTGTTTGTAATCTTTATCACTCCTGTTCCCTCTTTATTCATTTCCACCTCTGAGGTCTCAAATATGGCTTCTTCACTCAACTCCCTTACCATCATGGACTCTCCCTCAGGAATACCTTCTTGGGTCTCCACTGTGATCCCCACTCTTTGTTGCTCTTTAAAATGCCCCTGTAGTCCTGTGAGGTCATCTTCATCTTTGGCTGCATAGTCTTGGCCCTGGTCTGTGTCTGTGTCCTCAGGTGCCTCTGCCTTTCTTGCTGGCTCCTTGTCAACGCTTAACACAAGGTCTTTCTCTGTGCCTGAACCCTCATCCTTCTCTGACAGTTGCACATTCTCCCTGAGAAGCAGCTCTGAGCCATTTATATGTTCTGTGTCTTCGTTTTCCTTCAGTCTTTCTTCTGCTTCCTCTTTCCTCAGAGATGTTTTATTTTCCAGTGACTTTTCAAATTCAGGTACTGCTTCAAAAATGGCCACCTTTCTTTCACTCAGGGTATTCTCTCCATGTGGCTCTAAGCCTTCAATCAATTCTGATGCTGCAATAGGCACGTTATTCTTAAAATCATATTCCATCTTATTTTGAAGAGCTTGTGTCTCCTCAGATCTTACCTGCTTCAGTATTGccgtctctttctcattaaacttTTGCTCTGCTTCTAAAGTGTCATCAACCTGACATGTATTTGCCCTTGTTAGTTCTGCTCTTTCAGATTCAGATTCCCTGGGAGGTGTTGTTAGCATCTcagttttcctcctctttttcactGCATCTAGTTCCTCAGGTAACATTTCCTTTCTCTCATCTTCCGTATTATATTCTGCTTCCATTTCATCCTCCTCCCTTTCCATGTCTTCCTTAGAGAGTTCCTCGAAGCTGTCCTCTGAAACACCCACCTGGATTTTCTCTGCTTTCTCAGAAGCTGAGGTGCTCAAAGGTGTTTCCATTCCCAtaactttctccccctctttgggTACTTCTTCCCCAACTACGGCTTTTTCTGACCCATCCTGTCTCCTGGATGCAATGTTTACCACAGTTTCCTTGCCCTCTAAGTCTATGGATGCTTCCTGTTCATTATCCTCCCCATCTGCTGTTTTGGGTGTTGCCTCCCTAACAGTcatctctttctcagtctcttcCATCTCTAGTGCCTCTGTTTCCTGAAAGGAATCAGAGTTCAGAGCTGTTGTCATGTTTGTAAGCCCCTCCAACCCTAAACCCACTTCCCCTTCAGGACCTACTCCGTCTGTCTCAAATACTGTTTGTATCAAATCAAGCTCTTTGGAAGACTCCTCCTCATTCAGATCTCCAGAATCTTTTGCTGTGTCATTTTCCATGGAGTTTAATCCCTCGTTCCCCAGCTTTCCATTCCATTCTTCTTCAGCCCCATTTACTGCACCCAGAGGGGTTTCTCTTTCGATTTCAAACTGTTGTAAGTCTGGCTGCTCTGCTGTTGGCTTCTGCTCTCTCAGAGAAGCCTCCTCAAACCCTTCTTCTTCCTGCAGTGATGCATTCCCCTTTTCCTCTACTGTATCTGCATGGCCCCCATGCTGAGGCACTGCATCTTCTGCTGCTGCTTCCTTCTTCTCCTGTGTATGCATTTCTGGTGTACCCTGATTGGGTTCCTTGCTTGGACTGTATGCTGCTCTTTCTTCCACATCTAAATTCCGATTTGTTTCTATAAAGTGAGATTAGAAAACAAAATTACTTTAATCAATGTGGACAAAAGGTAAAATATTACACATACTCCATGCTATTATTTATAACCAATTTATATATGATATCAAGGGACCATTGATATTATATACAAAACATTTCCCTGAATCTATGATATTTTCAACTCTTAACACACACCATGATGAAAACAAATGTTATTAAATTTGACGGAAACAATTATATTACAGTAaaattgaggggctgggcagtggcacacctggttaagtgcatatagtacaaaatgcaaggaccctcacaagaatCCAAGTTTGAcccctcacaagcggtgaaacaggtctgcaggtatctatccccctctttccatctctatctccttctcctctctcaatttctctcttctatataataaaatggaaaaaaaatgtccactaggaacagtggatttgtagtactggcatcgaactccagcagtaacccgaggcaaaataaataaatacataaaattgaaaatcaTAAATATTGGGAAAAAAGGCTTTCACACATATGGATtcacacatatgtgcacacacacacacatcttctaCTTTAATTTGAAATACACATCTCCTTAAATTTAAAATACTAGGGCCTGTAGAAAGCATATACAATAAGAAAAGTAGTATTACATCTACTTGAATATCATTGTGCCTTCTAACACCATAAtaaagctgtctttttttttttttttgccttcagggttattgtacagcggaggccatttttccccctttagttgccctagttgttgtagccttattgtggttattactgttattgttgatgttgttcattgtttgataggacagagagaaatggagagaggaggggaagacagagagaggaagagaaagacagatacctacagaccttcaccgcctgtgaagcgactctcctgcaggtggggagcagggggctcgaactgggatccttacgcaggttcttgtgctttgtgccacgtgcgcttaacctgctgcaccactgcccgacccctaaaGCTGTCTTTAGTCTGCTTCCTGTATTCATGTGGGCATTTAGCACCAAGGTATAATACCGTGGAGCTGATTGTTATCTCAGACATTATCCTCACATCTGAAAACTATTATCTAAATTTCCCTTCAAATAATTTTGTAGCTCAAGGTAAGACATTTTACTAAAGACATCAATTTGTATTACAGGGCAGAATACCTCCTATCTGCATTCAGAAACTGATTTGCCTTTGGCAAAACAAGATCACAGAGCAAAAGAGAACTTTGTAGTCTAAAACTATATTCAACAGAATAAGCTTCCTAAAATGTTTCACAAGTTGTCACTGATAATTTCCTGGCAAATCTGGGTGTACAAATTAGGATATTTCAATACATGTAAATTCACTGTCACCATATATGCCTATTAtacttatatattatatacttacAGCATTTATGTGCATTAATTATTTAGCAAAAATATAGACTTCTTTCAAAATTATTCATCCTGAAGATAGAGATCATGCTAAAATGGCCAAAGTATTTAAACTTTCAAATGCAgaataatatgaaaataaaagctTGATCTTAATCTTGTACATCAATATTTTTTTCATCTAAAGAAAACAACTGGACTGCATGATATAAAATAAGCTGTAATTCCATTATGTCAATCTCCAAATTATACAAGCTTCTTAAGTAGTCAAATGTATTTCCCTCACTTTTGTTACTTGCCTTTCTTTGTCCAGGCATCTTACTCTCCACTTTATCTTCAGTGATCTACCAGGTTTCTAATGCTCTGGTCTCACTTCTTCCACTTGATGATACACCATCCAAGACACCTTTATCACTACATTCCCCTCCCCCTTATAGTCCTTTGTTGCATTCCTTTGGGTTCTTGCCAACTATTACAGTAAACCATTTTGAAAGCAACAATAGCTGATATTActtccctttaaaaaatatatgttttgaaGATAAATTTCAGTGTttcaggagagaaaaatagaaatttaaagattTTCAATAGGTTAGTGTTAGTTTCTATAAATCAGCACTCCACAGCAATTCCTAAATTGGACCTCAGAGTGCCCAAAGGGAAATGTAGAGCCAAATAGTCACTCAGAGAACATGTAGTCATTTCATCCTAGGGAACAGGGCCCATGGGGGTAGGctgtgcaaagagattctcaattcctgaagctccaaagtcctaggtccagtcccccataagccagagctgatcagtgctcaggttattttaaaaaagggcccATTCAATCTTATTACAAATTATTTCTCAAAACTTTATAAAAATTCAATTGAAACCATGAGAAAGAACAGTGTTATACCTCTTTAATAGTATATCCACTGCTATTCAAATTCTTTTGTAAAAAGGAATTGAGAAACATTTAAATAAAGTTGTCTGCCTTGCTATTGCTATGCTGGCTTCTAAATTTATGGATTAATTAGAGAACATTCAGGAAAATAGAGGGATACTATTTCCTAGTCATCATGTAATAATATATTGTGTCTGAAttctaggagagaaagaactaaggCATCCAGCTGTGCTATTATATGAACACATACACTGTCAGATACAGACATGACATatcttcagaaagaaagaaaaagtaactgAAGCCTTTCTAAGAAATATCAGTATGCAAACATGACTCATACCTTTTTATGTTAACTTCCTGGGTCTTTGGTAAAAATGAGAACAAGCAATATTCACAAGCATGGGGAGATTTGATTTAGTTGAATGAGTCTATTGGGAACAAGGCAGGATTGGATAAGACCAGCTCTGTCCCTAACTGGTCACATGAACTAGGAAAACTGTATCTCTCTGAGCCAGTATTCTTTTACCTGTAAAATAGGGAATagttgtggaaatgtacccctcttatcctatggtcttgtcaatttttccattttataaataaaaaataataaaatttttaaaaaaggaatagcaATGCTTGTGTCACATAATTTTTGGGATGGTAACCTGTCAATTTTTCATCACAGTGCCCAGCCCTAAGCAAGTTCTATGAAATCCCCCTTCCACATTTTGCTTTTACTGTTTACAgtatattccattttattgcttGAAACAGATGCCATGGATGGAAATGACTATGAGTGAATTGCAGAATACTTAGGACAGTACAACAGAGCTCCTCTGGCTGAACAGCCACCATCAAAGGTTTGAGTTTTTAATTTCAGGGTCCTTCCCATATAGTTCAGCTTAGATGAACTACAGTTTTGTTTAGTTTAGATGTTGCATTGTTCTTGCCATGCAGTCCAGGGGGATATGGAGCTCAGACAATCAGAATGAATGATTATAGGTTCTGGCTAATGTTTATAGTTATGAGAAACAAggtcttccacctctgacttacTTTTTGACTTCTGCCAGTATCCATAAAACCATAACTGACTAAATTTTTGAAAATAGGGTAAATGCCAAATACTTCACAGTGCATGAAAACTGTGATGAAAAATTGGAGGTGAGAGTAAACCAACCATGTGATGAATAAACTGAATAcccctacatacacacacacacaaacacacacacacacacacacacacacacacacacacacacacacatacatacacacacacactcttttcaAAGAGTCATTTACTAAATGTAGGGAAATTTGATTTCAAGGGGAATGGAAATTTGACAGATATGTATATATCATGGCCCGCTGAATCACTCTAATTGGCACCCTTGCAGTTAGAATACTCTTCACCGGGAGCCAGATAGTCACTAAAAGTAATGAATCCTTCCTTAATTTAGAAAAATGAGGAATTCAAATAACCCATTGGCAAATTTGCATTTGCTCTCCACATCTTTATTGTCTCAGCTAGGTAAATTCTCTTAGCTGGTCAACTGACTAGGAAGGGAGGCTATAAAATAAGACAGAATTGAAACTCTGTACCAGGATATTTTATAATCTAAATTCATTTTTTCATCTTAGGCATTGaagtattaaaaatgaataatactCATGACTAATGTCAGTTTGAAAGGTTGCCTTATGGCCACTCAGCCATCTCCTGCCATCATAGTCACTAgctgaaaggaaaataaaagttggagaaagggagtggggcagtagctcagcgggttaagcacacgtgtcgccaagtgcaatgaccagcataaggatcctggtttgagcccctggctccctacctgcaggggagtcacttcacaggaggtgaagcaggtctgcagatgtatctttctcccccccgtctgtcttcccctcctatctctatttctctctgtcctatccaacaatgaaatgacaacatcaataacaacaataataataactacaacaataaaataataatggtggcaaaagggaaaataaaaaatattttttaaaaaagttgtagaAAGAACATAGAAAGGTAAATCAATGGAAGATGAAAATGGGACAGTCATTTGCAGATGATTTTTGAAAATCTCTTCTAAGTAACACTGTGATTTTACCTGAACTTCTGTCAATCTCTGGCTTCTTTGAGTGCTTCTCTTTGTCATCTGTGTGACTAACTGCAGACTCAGAGTCTTCATGGCAGTTGTGATCAGGTTCCAAGGCATCATCTGTTAGCTTTCCAACTGATTGGAGATCATATAAAATGTCAAAAGGTATAAAACAAGCTATGGGGACATTTCTGAACGATTTCACAAGTGGTGTTCTTTAAAAGCATTCACATTAAAGTGGGatcatgtttaaaaaatatattaaaaagcttccaAGCCATGATTTAAGGAAAACACAATAGATCATGAAATAAAGAAATGCATGCAAAGACAAATTTGCACTAAAAAGATGACACAGCAGTTAGGGTTTTGCCAAATGTCCATGCAATGAAATGACTGGAAAAGCAATGtagttatcttttcttttctagaaATGTGTTGTGGTTTTTATGACAATAATCATTACtgctttttaatttctaaaacttCCAGTTGACTATATTGTGGGCATTTTATCCATCAGTCTATTTTAATAACTTGATCCCACTACTCACTCCATATAGAGAAAGCAAAAATGTCACTACAAGACTCCTACAAATTTTATAGGAAAAGCTGTCATAGACATTCCTACTATCTGTCGCTGATTACTTGAATGAAACATTAGGATCACAAAGACCTAAGTTCAAATCACACATCCCATACTTACTTGGGAAACCTTAGACTAAGTTCTTCACCTAAGCTTGTCTCAGTTTAATCACCTATCAGAAAAAGACACTGAAGTCTTggatttccatttcttgatattgAGAGCTTTATATTTCTTCAGATTTCATGACAGTGTAGtttcaaatgtctttctcttctgGGATCTGCATTATTAAGTGCCTAGCCATGTTGATTTCCCATTGTTGGGGTATTCCTAGTTTTACTCATCTTTTTTTGGTTTCTGCTGTTTCCTAGGAGATAGCAATGGGTTCTACTTTGTATTTGAGTTGCAGGGGGACAGGAGGAGTTTTGAAGAAGTGACATCATATGAAGGAGcctgatatatttatatataatacgtTTATATATTAAtcatatatatttacacataacACACTAACGCATACATTTTTCTATGTCTtaatgtcattttctctctcactttaatACATACATTTTCTATGTCTtaatgtcattttctctctagtactttttaatttttttgtttttctcatcatTCTTATAACATATaataaaacacacatatatataatcacaTGGGTCATGTTTGTGTTCATggactcttgttgttgtagctgttaccaaatgacctgcatttctctgaaggacaactaccaggtggtttttctcatatgtgcaatataaagaactgatacatatgaacttgtaaaaaataaAGTGGGTGTGGGGGGGAAGAGTCAATTATACTAAGACCTTGTGCAAAATATGATGGTTATCCTTGGGGAGTGGATAAAGAGCCGAAGAAAGGTATGAGGgagcagaactgtggtggtgagtTTGTGTGGACTTATTCCCCTGTAATggtcttgtaagccattattaaatcactaacacagaaagaattaattaaaagaaaatagaaaagtagGATTGTTTGATAGTTCattcatgctcaaagacctgtgATCTAGCCCTCTGCCACCACCTGGAAGCCTCTTCACCagagatgtttcatgagtggttgaGCAGTATTGGAATGtcgctcctctctctttccctctttaattTTCCCTCTTtaattctccttctttatctgtaGTTCACCTCCTATCTCAAATAAGGAGAAAATCTACTGACTGGTTATTGGTAAAATTGAATGTAATAATATGTGTAGAGTGTGTTATCTTTGATACACTTAAAAATTCATAATCACTTAGTGATAATGATaattagaatttattttatattataactGAGTTTGGTATGAATTTAGTCATTACTGACATATCAAGTTCATCTTTAGATTCTAACATTTGCTTGTCTATATTACATATCATAATAAACCAATACCTTGAATGCCTAATATCTACCATCTTTTCTGCTTGACAAAAAATTAATCATAACACTAGAACTATTTGTCTTCCTAAACGAGAGCATGGTAACTACAAATATTATTTTACCCCACCattctgccctccttcccccctATATATGTTATCTCTCCTCCTTttcactttgtttctttcttttacacaTTAGTAAGGCTCTCTCACCTTATATATTATTTAATTGGCCCCAAAACTGTGTTTTGAGGAGAATAAAGTCTGGTGTAATCTCTTACTCTGTTTAAGGTGGATTGTCAAAAAAAGTGTTTACTTACTGATCCCTTTTTGCTTAAAACAGTGAAGTGTATGCTTTGCATGACTTTTGGTAAGAAGTGGAATGGCTAAACTATTCATCTTAAAAGGATGAGcatgaaaattaaaaccacagtaCTGGTGGGAAGGTGATTCAGCTATAGAGTGTGATATCTGCATATCTGAAAAGGCAGCAAATATACTGATGTAGAACAGTGATTTGTTCCCATTGGTCTCTGTACTCTCTCTCATCCTCCTTCTTGCTtatattatctctctttctctcttattaaacaaTTAAGTAAATGTTTGTAGATCAAATATATCTCAAGCCTAAATAGACATCCTAACATCTTGCAACCCTAGGGTCCTTATTGTCAAATGCTCAATTCCTATTCTTTGTTCTCTACTCATTAAACATttagtcctgctttatatcttacagcctttcagccaacaagttccaGATGCaatgatcccatcctgacctccttaagcagatgacatcaccaatgtattcacctctccagaatcctaccctactaggggaagatagaaacagactggatgCATGGGAAAACTGATTAagatccatatccagcagagaagcaattacagaagccagaaccccttcCTTCTGCAGCCCAAGAAGAATTTCGGTCTATTTTCCCAGAGGTGGAAATGTTAGCAGAAAATGACCAGAAGACACTGACCCCCAATTCCAATGGGACTCAGGACATTTGTGACCAAGAACTTTTGATTTTGCACATCactgagaagaaagagaatgTAGAGAATACCCGAGGAAATCAGgtgctatttctcttatctgacagGAGAGAATAAAGGAAGGACACAGAAATTGTAATAGATGTATGACCTATGACCTAGACAGGAGGTGAAGGTAGGAccttagaaatgaataaaaatgagaaaaaaaggaaatgaataaaaatgatcaTTAGCTTCCACATGAGATCCAAATGGCCTACATGCTTCTCTGATgcatgtttttttcccttttccttttttattctgctttatatctttatgcttttcagccaccaagctacagGTGATACCCTGATTCCATACTGACTTCTctaagcagatgacctcaccaatgtgtcctggaacctcacctccccagagctctaccctactaggaaaagatagaaacaggctggagttatggatcaacctgtcaatgcccatgtccagcagagaagcaattacagaagccagaccttctaccttctgcaccccataaagacctttggtccatactcccagggggataaagaacagggaaacttccaatggatgggaggggatatggaactctgggagtgggaattgtatggaactgtacccatcTTAATACCACAGTCtcgttcatcattattaaatcaccaataaaaaagagtttaaaaagtCAAGGTGTAAATAAAAACCTTATAAAAATACTTATACATAAAGCTGGGGGGAGCCTTTAACAGTGGactaaaaatcactaatttgagtcttataagtacaaaaaaaagtgatgggatatatactcaatggagtaacACTCAGCTAAAAAGGCTATAATGTGTCCTTTAGAACTAAATGGGACTAGCAGTGATTATGATTAGTTAAGTaatgaagtaaaagaaaaatatgggatAATTTCACTTATAAGTTAAATACATAAAAGTGAAACACACAACttgtaaatggaaaaaaaatatatatatatagtcaatctATAGCTATGACCTTGGAAAAACTATGGTTATTGTTGGAACAAGTGGGGAACTAAAGCTTTTGTGGTGGGATTAGTATGGATTTATACCTctatattttataatcttgtaagtcactaataTATAAATGTTTTAATACAAATTTTCTTCACTTACTGAacattataaataaaagattgtgCAATAATATAGTTTAAAGATGACAACAACTTGTGGCACTTACTACCTAGTGGAATTTGTTATCAAGTCAACCTTTATTTTAAGAACTTTATAAACATAGTACACATAAATTAAAtatcttatccactgtgacaaTATTAACACTGCATAACTAGAGAATTTAAATAAGCAGTGTTTTAAGTTTTGCATATAAATATTCTTGGCTGACTGAACAACAAAAATTCCAAGGTTGGTGTGACAGGGGATGGGAGAAAGTCTGATTCCTTAACAGTATGAGGTTTTCCTTCATCAAAACCCATAAATCATCTAAGACCATTTTTCCAAGTAGTCCCTGGACTATAAAGGATTATAGTTTaccataatattaataaccaaacaacaattaaaacaagcaATTAGCAGCTATTGAACCAAAAGGCTATTCTAAGAAGCTAAGCAGTACTAACATAATTGGAAAATTACAACTCACTCAGAATTGACAGTGAAGTCTGTATTCCTTCTGTCTCAGGACTGTAATCATCACTTGCCCACATCAACTGGCTTGCCCCCCTGGAGAGTAAAGCTTCGGAAGTAGATGAGAGCCCATACTCAGATTCAGCAGGAATAGGACCTTGGCCAGAGCATCAGGGACTTATTAAGTGTGAACCCACACCCCACCCTTCACACCCCCATAATAAAACAGACTTacaaggtcatttttttcctcagaTATTCTTCTGAAATTGAAACTTAAAAGCAAAAACTTGGTCAGATCTAACCTTAACCGTTTTCCACTTGTAGTAAAGGAAGACTGCACATAGAGACTCCAGTGCCATCTCTGTCACACACCAATGTTTTATCTTTTATCTACTGATATTTAGCTCTTCCTCCCTCAAGGCTCTTCTCCTTTACCTCTCTATAAAGGTGACTTCTAAGAGCAAAGGGCAGTGTCAGTTCTCACAACATTAGAAGCAAAATGGAAATGGTcctagtgagatttttttttcctagaaaatcCCCTTTTCAGTTGCTATAGGGTATTTTCAGGACTTTAATACCAAACATTCTTTTGTTGCAATAttagctttaaaaataataatacaatataaaattatatatgctaagtttttctttgaaaataatatttattactaCCTAAAGTTTTTGggggagatacaaagaaaaaacaaattcttCCAGAATTATTCTAGTTTCTCTATTCAGGGAGAATTAGTAGTTAACATTTTAGATGAACATATATACCtgtgtatgtgcatatgtatatgtattactTTGATCTAGCTATAGATAGCATGCTGTATCCTATTTTATTCATTCAGAAATATATTGTGACAATTTGTACATGGTATTAAACACAAAGATTTTTTAACAGTTACCAACAGAATTCTCTAATAAGGCTTTACAAAAACTTGGTTAACCAATTTTCTGGTGTTGGATACAAttccagtgagagagaaagagagagagagggagagagagagagagagtctacaCTTACAAATATTGCTTACACTAATTTTTGTACTTAATTTTTGTACTTATCTGAAACTATTCCCTTAAGATAAATTCCTGGAACAAGATTTATTAGATCAAAGAAAGACTTTGATATATGATTCTTCCAAGTTCTTCAGAAAGgagataaacaattaaaaaaaattacctatAACGAAAAAAGACCTGTACTCAATTGACAATGTCATAATTTCTACCCATTCTTTCtatatcaataatttaaaaattgaaatgtgATGGCAAGAATATAGCTCTCAATATTAATaggtaaatttttaaaattcattccattttttatgttttaaaacaaaacacagtTCCCCTCTTGAAACATGTTAAGAATCCTGAGCTATTCAATATCTAAAGGTAGGTTTGCCAAGAACTTGTCATCTGAATTTTAAGATCATTAGAAGATTATAAAGCAAAATCTACATATAGATTTATTCCAAGTTTCTGGTCACCTTGAAAACTGCACTTGTGCTTTGATAGTTCTTTCTATAGTCAATTAATTATCTTCCCAACAACCAACAACTTTCCATGACAAAATATATAACTAACATCATCTACCTACACAGTAAATACGTTCCTATGTTACTTTTGGCACTGACACATGGCCCACACAAAAACAGGATTAATTATGCCCTCAAGGCTACAGCTGTTCAATGATAACACTTGAGAAAAGTTTAAGAGTCTAATCCCCAGATAGAGACCAGTATAATCTTCTTAAAAATGTTGGATCATGTGATTTTCATGCTCAGATCATTCCATGACTTCTTATTTCAGAATAAAATCCTCCCCAAGGCCTACACGTGTCCCTATCTTCCACTACTCTCATCTCATGGCCTCATCTTCCACTACTTTCATATTTGTCTATTCCGTTCCTGTCACTCTGACTTTTCCaaagcttccattttttttttcaattctgctCCCAATTTAGGGTCTATTTGCTGTTTCCTCTGTTTCAGGTGACAGAATAACTTACCTCTGCCATTCACTTAGATCCATGCCTAAATGTCCTTCCCTCAGGCCATTCCTGAAAGGTCACCTCTTCTCCTCAAGCCATCATTATGTCCTAACCCTGAATTACTTTTCTCCTAGCATCTAACCCTTAGACTGCTTACACTTACTTTGAATTTGCAACACATACCTTCCCTGTGTTCACACCAAGATTATTGGGTGGCATAAGGCAGATACCCAACAAATATGTATTAACATTAAA harbors:
- the ERICH3 gene encoding glutamate-rich protein 3 isoform X1, which encodes MSHSHPSGLLSAYNSLTDKHLAGYFNNTRIKRHLLRSGLITRSGRILSEKEYKLNIMKRDHQKYIRECLAQAIFHKVLDMERYQKLEIKKKLETLARKEQIQRFKGEHTRWPVEKKMPILSPHPPVGPKTSRGHSVLIDEGHSSPLAPTAPRPYTAPGNMQPPIRLQPLPTNPAVRTVPKITSGSRSKILLMENEAAFPIGGKKAMMKLRYSMNHPQGMNSYLLPNNNSYFISIPPRPPTMSAKSTKENRPETWRRRRLRPSTAPTGIDPLFNKESRNIYKPSPHSNAAVTMVYLGKNVRLAYDHQDFPDEIKVYQQHCGGENLCVYKGKLLENETFQFISKRHHGFPFSLTFFLNGMQVNRLSSCCEYKHRNGSRLGGKRGYFGFVCVERSSPCYKCIIAMGLDKKPTPSKPRKEKSIEKQEELRKNEGKLRKDRTYRTPRRNEMEKNKTSASAGFSAQEETSLREVRTAVEELECKGKPGHDVWEDYQENVLKYEYEEDFEVDEEKQDEKANEGGQADDQIKRMSKSPSDDEKDNLDPGKNSKTSSKKVPDADDNVKDEDDGCSESELEDEKQDINMTSSSSSRSQQYSCSSEDEATLGDKHAHGKNCTSASTRSSLSQDLSENDRPKKSCHLVEDSLETEIKYQKTMQAGSKMKPLGLEQSLEDFLKEKSERRTQVTTKSLAENLGRHLSKEEKEEKKSKLWGRSTDKVKDKKAGFSRAVQGVGKLTDDALEPDHNCHEDSESAVSHTDDKEKHSKKPEIDRSSETNRNLDVEERAAYSPSKEPNQGTPEMHTQEKKEAAAEDAVPQHGGHADTVEEKGNASLQEEEGFEEASLREQKPTAEQPDLQQFEIERETPLGAVNGAEEEWNGKLGNEGLNSMENDTAKDSGDLNEEESSKELDLIQTVFETDGVGPEGEVGLGLEGLTNMTTALNSDSFQETEALEMEETEKEMTVREATPKTADGEDNEQEASIDLEGKETVVNIASRRQDGSEKAVVGEEVPKEGEKVMGMETPLSTSASEKAEKIQVGVSEDSFEELSKEDMEREEDEMEAEYNTEDERKEMLPEELDAVKKRRKTEMLTTPPRESESERAELTRANTCQVDDTLEAEQKFNEKETAILKQVRSEETQALQNKMEYDFKNNVPIAASELIEGLEPHGENTLSERKVAIFEAVPEFEKSLENKTSLRKEEAEERLKENEDTEHINGSELLLRENVQLSEKDEGSGTEKDLVLSVDKEPARKAEAPEDTDTDQGQDYAAKDEDDLTGLQGHFKEQQRVGITVETQEGIPEGESMMVRELSEEAIFETSEVEMNKEGTGVIKITNTEADKNFPQVVPEENFHPVEAVTATGTATEKGEGLADLKTAEEKTKANKASSFSDVAEEETWHKVDELLGKTAAAAEVAVEEIARSGEEVPAEEEVTVNWPPETGVGRLGELLDPEGQASQLGQDQEKGEVETMQETGPAGKKAKTGNQDGRFETGEAEDFKLEFYQEIESGLISTSLQEGETLPFNSYCTGTGEKQEHREDQVQRENVNTDVSLYDRKA